A single window of Longimicrobium sp. DNA harbors:
- a CDS encoding nucleotidyltransferase family protein: MILAAGLGTRLRPLTDRTPKPLIPVGGVPMLERVARRLIAAGADRLIVNTSHLGEQVEAFLRERDGFGVEWHLSPEPGEPLETGGAILRAESLFRRDAPFFLHNSDILSDVPLAAMYRAHELSPALATLAVMERDTARHLLFDDRGLLGRTDAKKNLDLRVRDAAGPVRKLAFGGIHVISPRIFELLTERGAFSILDPYLRLAATGETILPFRVDDYTWIDIGRPEQLEAAHARVAELREPSAGRPGE, translated from the coding sequence ATGATCCTGGCGGCGGGGCTGGGGACGCGCCTCCGCCCGCTCACCGACCGCACGCCCAAGCCGCTGATCCCCGTCGGCGGCGTGCCGATGCTGGAGCGCGTGGCCCGCCGACTGATCGCCGCGGGGGCGGACCGGCTGATCGTCAACACCTCGCACCTGGGCGAGCAGGTGGAGGCGTTCCTGCGCGAGCGCGACGGCTTCGGCGTGGAGTGGCATCTCTCCCCCGAGCCCGGCGAGCCGCTGGAGACGGGCGGGGCCATCCTGAGGGCCGAGTCTCTCTTCCGCCGCGACGCGCCCTTCTTCCTGCACAACTCCGACATCCTGAGCGACGTCCCGCTCGCGGCGATGTACCGCGCGCACGAGCTCTCCCCCGCGCTGGCCACGCTGGCGGTGATGGAGCGCGACACCGCGCGGCACCTGCTGTTCGACGACCGCGGGCTGCTCGGGCGTACGGACGCGAAGAAGAACCTCGACCTGCGCGTGCGCGACGCAGCCGGCCCGGTGCGCAAGCTCGCGTTCGGGGGGATCCACGTGATCTCGCCGCGGATCTTCGAGCTGCTGACGGAGCGCGGCGCGTTCTCCATCCTCGATCCCTACCTGCGGCTGGCGGCAACGGGGGAGACGATCCTCCCGTTCCGCGTGGACGACTACACGTGGATCGACATCGGCCGCCCGGAGCAGCTCGAGGCGGCGCACGCGCGCGTGGCGGAGCTGCGGGAGCCGTCGGCCGGGAGGCCGGGCGAATAA